Proteins found in one Candidatus Brocadiaceae bacterium genomic segment:
- a CDS encoding DUF935 family protein has product MPAASRPDPGPVAAPTAFGARTVAGHVDIDTLTPRRIKQMLLAAETGDLAAQSELFERMEEKDGELDALLRTRKAGVARLPFDIRPADASEAAARAAAFCRRVIDGIPDMRQAVLDLLDAVPKGLSVLEVRWNTDRTAWRPARLLYRPQRWFRLADEDDDGALRLRTDDGQGAPVNALNFVVHRVKARSGFCARTGLLRSCVRAFIVRHVAWKDWMAFAELYGTPPRIGWLREEVPWDSDEARELWHAVRALGMDAAAVMREGNRIEVLDTRTAGEGSVFEHILDRAGRELTLAVLGQTLTSGGEGGGSYALGQVHNQVRWDLIEADAAALARTLSEQLLAPIVRLNLGADHPAPLWRFDAERPQDLTELAATVKTLSEAGLAIPADWAYEKFNIPRPAAGQAVLGPRPEDRP; this is encoded by the coding sequence ATGCCTGCCGCGAGCCGACCCGACCCCGGGCCCGTCGCCGCGCCCACCGCCTTCGGCGCGCGCACCGTGGCCGGGCACGTCGACATCGACACGCTGACGCCCCGCCGCATCAAGCAGATGCTGCTGGCGGCCGAGACCGGCGACCTGGCCGCACAGTCCGAACTCTTCGAACGCATGGAGGAGAAGGACGGCGAGCTGGACGCCCTGCTGCGCACGCGCAAGGCGGGCGTCGCCCGGCTGCCGTTCGACATCCGGCCCGCCGACGCCTCCGAGGCCGCCGCCCGCGCCGCCGCGTTCTGCCGCCGGGTCATCGACGGCATCCCCGACATGCGCCAGGCCGTCCTGGACCTGCTGGACGCCGTGCCCAAGGGGCTCAGCGTGCTGGAGGTCCGGTGGAACACCGACCGGACGGCCTGGCGCCCCGCCCGCCTGCTCTACCGCCCCCAGCGCTGGTTCCGCCTGGCCGACGAGGACGACGACGGCGCCCTGCGGCTGCGCACCGACGACGGCCAGGGCGCCCCGGTGAACGCGCTGAACTTCGTCGTGCACCGCGTCAAGGCGCGCAGCGGCTTCTGCGCACGCACCGGCCTGCTCCGCTCCTGCGTGCGCGCCTTCATCGTACGCCACGTCGCCTGGAAGGACTGGATGGCCTTCGCCGAACTCTACGGCACCCCGCCCCGCATCGGCTGGCTCCGCGAGGAGGTGCCGTGGGACTCCGACGAGGCCCGCGAACTCTGGCACGCCGTGCGCGCGCTCGGCATGGACGCCGCCGCCGTCATGCGCGAAGGAAACCGCATCGAGGTGCTCGACACCCGCACGGCCGGCGAGGGCTCCGTCTTCGAACACATCCTGGACCGCGCCGGCCGCGAACTCACCCTCGCCGTCCTGGGCCAGACGCTCACCAGCGGCGGCGAGGGCGGCGGCTCCTACGCACTCGGCCAGGTGCACAACCAGGTCCGCTGGGACCTGATCGAGGCCGACGCCGCAGCGCTCGCACGCACCCTCTCCGAGCAACTCCTCGCCCCCATCGTCCGCCTCAACCTCGGCGCCGACCATCCCGCGCCGCTCTGGCGGTTCGACGCCGAACGGCCCCAGGACCTGACCGAACTGGCCGCCACCGTCAAGACGCTCAGCGAGGCCGGCCTGGCCATCCCGGCCGACTGGGCCTACGAGAAGTTCAACATCCCCCGACCCGCCGCAGGACAGGCCGTCCTCGGCCCCCGTCCGGAGGACCGCCCATGA